One Setaria viridis chromosome 3, Setaria_viridis_v4.0, whole genome shotgun sequence DNA window includes the following coding sequences:
- the LOC117850984 gene encoding GDSL esterase/lipase At4g28780 isoform X2, with product MAVAAGALLVLAAAAAVLCSSATGDDVFGAAQSTGIGHGRPVVPAVYVFGDSLVDAGNNDFLPPPAPRAVPPNGVDLPRTVLRRTGRFTNGYNLADITAPGIQDEPTRLPLTDTVIKLRSPTRPRWCQLCIWWIWHPGHHWERIGHPPEQTSPDVRRDQGNDHSNWPGGSGDAGRPADPVPVPHQHRRQRLRRLRQRCAPEPGARVHRRHGRRLPQAYQDQQVHVQELYELGARRLALLDMLPVGCLPSQRAITANGECDTNGNSMSQMFNALLRTEIAKAVVTSMPSLKYSIASLYNTYTDMIANPALAGFHEVKRGCCGSGKFNGEVPCTVISNLCANRDEYLFWDMVHGTQAAYRWAVLAFFYGPTRDAEPINLAQLMQEPLSMVEAPYSST from the exons atggccgtcgccgccggcgctctgCTGGTGCtggcagccgccgcggcggtgctctGCTCGTCGGCGACCGGCGATGACGTGTTCGGCGCCGCCCAGAGCACCGGCATCGGCCATGGCCGCCCGGTGGTCCCGGCGGTGTACGTGTTCGGCGACTCGCTGGTGGACGCCGGCAACAACGacttcctgccgccgccggcgcccagggCCGTGCCCCCGAACGGCGTCGACCTCCCGCGCACCGTCCTCCGGCGGACCGGGCGCTTCACCAACGGCTACAACCTCGCCGACATCACAG CACCTGGGATTCAAGATGAGCCCACCCGCTTACCTCTCACTGACACCGTTATTAAGCTTCGATCTCCTACGAGGCCGAGGTGGTGCCAACTATGCATCTGGTGGATCTGGCATCCTGGACATCACT GGGAACGGATCGGTCATCCCCCTGAGCAAACAAGTCCAGATGTTCGCAGAGACCAAGGCAACGATCATTCGAACTGGCCTGGTGGATCGGGAGACGCTGGACGACCTGCTGACCCGGTCCCTGTTCCTCATCAGCACCGGCGGCAACGACTTCGACGCCTTCGACAACGGTGTGCCCCAGAGCCAGGCGCCAGAGTTCATCGCCGGCATGGTCGCCGTTTACCTCAAGCATATCAAG ATCAACAAGTTCATGTGCAGGAGTTGTACGAGCTTGGAGCACGGAGGCTGGCCCTTCTCGACATGTTGCCCGTCGGGTGCTTGCCGAGCCAACGAGCCATCACGGCCAATGGCGAGTGCGACACCAATGGCAACTCCATGTCACAGATGTTCAATGCCCTCCTCCGGACCGAGATTGCGAAAGCCGTTGTGACCTCCATGCCAAGCTTGAAGTACTCCATCGCCAGCTTGTACAACACCTACACCGACATGATCGCCAACCCGGCGCTGGCCG GATTTCATGAGGTGAAGAGAGGGTGTTGTGGCAGCGGCAAGTTCAACGGCGAGGTGCCATGCACGGTGATCTCCAACCTCTGTGCGAACCGCGACGAGTACCTTTTTTGGGACATGGTGCACGGGACACAGGCTGCTTACCGCTGGGCTGTCCTCGCCTTCTTCTACGGTCCGACGAGGGATGCTGAGCCTATCAACCTTGCACAGCTGATGCAAGAACCGTTGTCCATGGTGGAAGCTCCCTACTCCTCCACATAA
- the LOC117850984 gene encoding GDSL esterase/lipase At5g33370 isoform X3 codes for MAVAAGALLVLAAAAAVLCSSATGDDVFGAAQSTGIGHGRPVVPAVYVFGDSLVDAGNNDFLPPPAPRAVPPNGVDLPRTVLRRTGRFTNGYNLADITAQHLGFKMSPPAYLSLTPLLSFDLLRGRGGANYASGGSGILDITGNGSVIPLSKQVQMFAETKATIIRTGLVDRETLDDLLTRSLFLISTGGNDFDAFDNGVPQSQAPEFIAGMVAVYLKHIKELYELGARRLALLDMLPVGCLPSQRAITANGECDTNGNSMSQMFNALLRTEIAKAVVTSMPSLKYSIASLYNTYTDMIANPALAGFHEVKRGCCGSGKFNGEVPCTVISNLCANRDEYLFWDMVHGTQAAYRWAVLAFFYGPTRDAEPINLAQLMQEPLSMVEAPYSST; via the exons atggccgtcgccgccggcgctctgCTGGTGCtggcagccgccgcggcggtgctctGCTCGTCGGCGACCGGCGATGACGTGTTCGGCGCCGCCCAGAGCACCGGCATCGGCCATGGCCGCCCGGTGGTCCCGGCGGTGTACGTGTTCGGCGACTCGCTGGTGGACGCCGGCAACAACGacttcctgccgccgccggcgcccagggCCGTGCCCCCGAACGGCGTCGACCTCCCGCGCACCGTCCTCCGGCGGACCGGGCGCTTCACCAACGGCTACAACCTCGCCGACATCACAG CACAGCACCTGGGATTCAAGATGAGCCCACCCGCTTACCTCTCACTGACACCGTTATTAAGCTTCGATCTCCTACGAGGCCGAGGTGGTGCCAACTATGCATCTGGTGGATCTGGCATCCTGGACATCACT GGGAACGGATCGGTCATCCCCCTGAGCAAACAAGTCCAGATGTTCGCAGAGACCAAGGCAACGATCATTCGAACTGGCCTGGTGGATCGGGAGACGCTGGACGACCTGCTGACCCGGTCCCTGTTCCTCATCAGCACCGGCGGCAACGACTTCGACGCCTTCGACAACGGTGTGCCCCAGAGCCAGGCGCCAGAGTTCATCGCCGGCATGGTCGCCGTTTACCTCAAGCATATCAAG GAGTTGTACGAGCTTGGAGCACGGAGGCTGGCCCTTCTCGACATGTTGCCCGTCGGGTGCTTGCCGAGCCAACGAGCCATCACGGCCAATGGCGAGTGCGACACCAATGGCAACTCCATGTCACAGATGTTCAATGCCCTCCTCCGGACCGAGATTGCGAAAGCCGTTGTGACCTCCATGCCAAGCTTGAAGTACTCCATCGCCAGCTTGTACAACACCTACACCGACATGATCGCCAACCCGGCGCTGGCCG GATTTCATGAGGTGAAGAGAGGGTGTTGTGGCAGCGGCAAGTTCAACGGCGAGGTGCCATGCACGGTGATCTCCAACCTCTGTGCGAACCGCGACGAGTACCTTTTTTGGGACATGGTGCACGGGACACAGGCTGCTTACCGCTGGGCTGTCCTCGCCTTCTTCTACGGTCCGACGAGGGATGCTGAGCCTATCAACCTTGCACAGCTGATGCAAGAACCGTTGTCCATGGTGGAAGCTCCCTACTCCTCCACATAA
- the LOC117850984 gene encoding GDSL esterase/lipase At4g28780 isoform X1, whose product MAVAAGALLVLAAAAAVLCSSATGDDVFGAAQSTGIGHGRPVVPAVYVFGDSLVDAGNNDFLPPPAPRAVPPNGVDLPRTVLRRTGRFTNGYNLADITAPGIQDEPTRLPLTDTVIKLRSPTRPRWCQLCIWWIWHPGHHWERIGHPPEQTSPDVRRDQGNDHSNWPGGSGDAGRPADPVPVPHQHRRQRLRRLRQRCAPEPGARVHRRHGRRLPQAYQASQDQQVHVQELYELGARRLALLDMLPVGCLPSQRAITANGECDTNGNSMSQMFNALLRTEIAKAVVTSMPSLKYSIASLYNTYTDMIANPALAGFHEVKRGCCGSGKFNGEVPCTVISNLCANRDEYLFWDMVHGTQAAYRWAVLAFFYGPTRDAEPINLAQLMQEPLSMVEAPYSST is encoded by the exons atggccgtcgccgccggcgctctgCTGGTGCtggcagccgccgcggcggtgctctGCTCGTCGGCGACCGGCGATGACGTGTTCGGCGCCGCCCAGAGCACCGGCATCGGCCATGGCCGCCCGGTGGTCCCGGCGGTGTACGTGTTCGGCGACTCGCTGGTGGACGCCGGCAACAACGacttcctgccgccgccggcgcccagggCCGTGCCCCCGAACGGCGTCGACCTCCCGCGCACCGTCCTCCGGCGGACCGGGCGCTTCACCAACGGCTACAACCTCGCCGACATCACAG CACCTGGGATTCAAGATGAGCCCACCCGCTTACCTCTCACTGACACCGTTATTAAGCTTCGATCTCCTACGAGGCCGAGGTGGTGCCAACTATGCATCTGGTGGATCTGGCATCCTGGACATCACT GGGAACGGATCGGTCATCCCCCTGAGCAAACAAGTCCAGATGTTCGCAGAGACCAAGGCAACGATCATTCGAACTGGCCTGGTGGATCGGGAGACGCTGGACGACCTGCTGACCCGGTCCCTGTTCCTCATCAGCACCGGCGGCAACGACTTCGACGCCTTCGACAACGGTGTGCCCCAGAGCCAGGCGCCAGAGTTCATCGCCGGCATGGTCGCCGTTTACCTCAAGCATATCAAG CCTCTCAAGATCAACAAGTTCATGTGCAGGAGTTGTACGAGCTTGGAGCACGGAGGCTGGCCCTTCTCGACATGTTGCCCGTCGGGTGCTTGCCGAGCCAACGAGCCATCACGGCCAATGGCGAGTGCGACACCAATGGCAACTCCATGTCACAGATGTTCAATGCCCTCCTCCGGACCGAGATTGCGAAAGCCGTTGTGACCTCCATGCCAAGCTTGAAGTACTCCATCGCCAGCTTGTACAACACCTACACCGACATGATCGCCAACCCGGCGCTGGCCG GATTTCATGAGGTGAAGAGAGGGTGTTGTGGCAGCGGCAAGTTCAACGGCGAGGTGCCATGCACGGTGATCTCCAACCTCTGTGCGAACCGCGACGAGTACCTTTTTTGGGACATGGTGCACGGGACACAGGCTGCTTACCGCTGGGCTGTCCTCGCCTTCTTCTACGGTCCGACGAGGGATGCTGAGCCTATCAACCTTGCACAGCTGATGCAAGAACCGTTGTCCATGGTGGAAGCTCCCTACTCCTCCACATAA
- the LOC117848178 gene encoding UNC93-like protein 3 isoform X2 — translation MDAHRDEESAASPLIAAPAPAAGGRSHAADAHVLSAAFLFVFSAYGAAQNLETSVNTEGGLGTVSMGILYTSFTLFSVAASPVVTRVGPKRALVVGSSGYVLFILANLVPKWYTMVPASLYLGFTASIIWVGQGTYLTSAALSHARENNLPEGPTLGSFNGEFWGMFASTQVIGNLISLALLRNGKDGGSVTGKNLLFAVFLGCMIVGIVLMCLLSKRDEKRDNAPTHSSFGAMLKYIVAPLKDRRMLLTIPLIAYSGLQQAFVWAVFTKSIVTPVLGISGVGGAMAIYGAADVVCSLVAGRLTSGLHSAAFIVSVGAILQAIVLFWLLLFYSPMAGLLGAAIPLFIGALWGVGDGVLNTQLSALLGLLFEDVKEAAFAQLKVWQSGAIAVIFFLSPNITLQAMLILMTTSLFISFGSFLFLTLVVEKSSTARP, via the exons ATGGACGCCCACCGCGACGAGGAGTCCGCGGCGTCGCCGCTcatcgccgcgccggcgccggcggcgggcggccggagcCACGCCGCCGACGCGCACGTCCTCTCCGCCGCCTTCCTTTTCGTCTTCTCCGCCTACGGCGCCGCGCAGAACCTCGAGACCTCCGTCAACACC GAGGGCGGCCTGGGCACAGTCTCGATGGGGATCCTCTACACCTCCTTCACGCTCTTCTCCGTGGCCGCGTCGCCAGTGGTCACGCGGGTGGGGCCCAAGCGCGCGCTCGTCGTCGGCAGCAGCGGCTATGTGCTTTTCATCCTCGCCAACCTCGTCCCGAAATG GTACACAATGGTGCCAGCTTCTCTCTACCTTGGTTTTACGGCATCGATCATTTGGGTTGGGCAG GGTACATACCTTACTTCAGCTGCCCTCAGTCACGCAAGAGAAAATAATTTGCCCGAGGGTCCAACTTTAGGGAGCTTCAATGGGGAGTTTTGGGGAATGTTTGCTAGCACACAG GTCATTGGAAATTTGATCTCGCTTGCTCTACTGAGAAATGGAAAG GATGGTGGAAGTGTTACCGGAAAAAATCTGCTATTTGCTGTGTTTCTTGGCTGCATGATTGTGGGCATTGTACTAATGTGTTTACTTTCGAAAAGAGATGAGAAAAGAGATAATGCTCCCACACATTCCTCATTTGGAGCTATGTTGAAATATATTGTTGCCCCACTTAAGGACCGAAGAATGCTTCTTACCATCCCTCTTATTGCATATTCAGGTTTACAGCAGGCATTTGTATG GGCGGTATTCACAAAGAGTATTGTAACACCTGTTCTTGGCATCAGTGGTGTTGGTGGAGCTATGGCAATTTATGGTGCAGCTGATGTAGTT TGTTCGTTGGTTGCTGGACGCTTGACTTCTGGACTTCATTCAGCAGCATTTATAGTGTCGGTGGGAGCAATTCTTCAGGCCATTGTCCTATTCTGGTTGCTTCTCTTTTACAG TCCAATGGCTGGACTGCTTGGTGCGGCGATACCTCTATTCATAGGCGCCTTATGGGGTGTTGGTGATGGTGTCTTGAATACACAATTAAGTGCACTACTTGGGCTGCTGTTCGAAGATGTCAAG GAGGCTGCCTTTGCACAGCTGAAGGTGTGGCAATCAGGCGCCATTGCAGTTATCTTCTTTCTGAGCCCAAACATCACACTGCAGGCCATGCTTATCTTGATGACCACGTCTCTCTTCATTTCCTTTGGCTCATTCCTGTTCCTTACCCTTGTCGTCGAGAAGTCATCGACTGCCAGACCTTGA